From the Nodularia sp. NIES-3585 genome, one window contains:
- the tyrS gene encoding tyrosine--tRNA ligase: MTQNFSWLHRGIVEIFPQPTDADNESESLEKRLVTTNRPLRIKLGIDPTGSDIHLGHSIPVRKLRAFQDAGHTAVLIIGDFTARIGDPTGKSEVRRQLTEADVAQNAQTYLEQVRPILDFDTPGRLEVRYNSQWLSQLDLGKILELLSTMTVGQMLAKEGFAERYKKENPIFIHEFLYPLMQGFDSVAVEADVELGGTDQKFNIAVGRDLQRHFGQKPQFGLLLPILIGTDGVQKMSKSLSNYVGLSEHPAQKYQKLQGVPDNLLPQYFELLTDLALEKLPANPRDRQMLLAWEVVKQYNGDMAANEAKEAAKSGGKEGAVPEFSLAGVSEFPVKLAYLLNITGLCKSTGEGKRKIQEGGVRLDGDRMTDVDTSFEQPSELHGRVLQVGKNKFVRIVKN, encoded by the coding sequence ATGACGCAAAATTTTTCTTGGTTACATCGTGGAATAGTAGAAATTTTTCCCCAACCAACTGATGCTGATAATGAAAGTGAAAGTTTAGAGAAGCGCTTGGTAACTACGAACCGACCTTTAAGGATCAAACTGGGAATTGACCCGACAGGATCTGATATTCATCTTGGTCATAGCATACCAGTACGCAAACTGCGCGCGTTTCAAGATGCTGGTCATACAGCAGTTCTCATAATTGGTGATTTTACGGCACGTATTGGCGATCCTACAGGTAAATCTGAGGTACGCCGTCAGCTAACAGAGGCAGATGTGGCTCAAAATGCTCAAACTTATCTGGAGCAGGTACGCCCTATTTTAGATTTTGACACACCAGGTAGGTTAGAGGTACGTTATAACTCCCAATGGCTTTCCCAGCTTGATTTAGGGAAGATTCTGGAGTTACTCTCTACTATGACGGTGGGGCAGATGTTGGCTAAAGAGGGATTTGCTGAACGTTATAAAAAAGAGAATCCTATTTTCATCCATGAGTTCCTATATCCATTGATGCAGGGTTTTGATTCTGTGGCTGTTGAGGCAGATGTGGAATTAGGGGGAACTGATCAGAAGTTTAACATTGCGGTGGGGCGAGATTTACAACGCCATTTTGGACAAAAGCCCCAATTTGGATTGCTGCTCCCGATTTTAATTGGTACGGATGGTGTACAAAAAATGTCTAAATCCCTGAGTAATTATGTGGGGTTGTCAGAACATCCTGCCCAAAAGTATCAGAAGTTACAAGGTGTTCCTGATAATTTGCTGCCTCAGTATTTTGAACTGTTGACGGATTTAGCTTTGGAAAAATTGCCTGCAAATCCCCGCGATCGCCAAATGCTTTTAGCATGGGAAGTTGTGAAACAATACAACGGTGACATGGCAGCTAATGAGGCTAAGGAAGCAGCCAAAAGCGGCGGAAAGGAAGGTGCAGTTCCAGAATTTTCTCTGGCTGGGGTGTCAGAGTTTCCTGTGAAGTTAGCCTATCTTCTCAATATCACTGGTTTGTGCAAAAGTACTGGAGAAGGTAAACGGAAAATTCAAGAAGGTGGGGTGCGTCTCGATGGCGATCGCATGACTGATGTTGATACCAGTTTTGAGCAGCCTAGTGAATTACACGGACGAGTGCTGCAAGTTGGTAAAAATAAGTTTGTCCGAATTGTGAAGAACTAA
- a CDS encoding IS4 family transposase — MIPSFYQKHLKSQLSLSEYLFIQILVNILQSIKNVNLERLANGIPLPIKFESRRKRIQRFLSLPNLTIEKIWFPIITEWLSIYFTNEKIIYVAIDRTNWSRINLFMVSVIWDKRAFPIYFKLLPKLGSSNIDEQQKILSQVMPLFQNYKICVLGDREFCSVKLAKYLKSLGIYFCLRLKKNEFVEFEKDIFQELNSLGLEPGVSFFIQGVKVTKTRGFMSFNVACKWKRKINGVAPKEGWFILTNFEALELAISAYKKRFDIEEMFRDFKKGGYNLEDTNVTGERFISLVLLIAIAYSSATIQGQKIKRKGIQKYIARIKEHGRTERRHSSFYIGLYGQTWVNFKDVCMDLVTELMKLNRNKRKYYQQGLKAMRLIESVL, encoded by the coding sequence ATGATACCTTCATTTTATCAAAAGCACTTAAAAAGTCAATTGAGTCTATCAGAATACCTGTTTATCCAAATTTTGGTGAACATCCTACAGTCAATTAAAAATGTGAATTTAGAAAGGTTAGCGAATGGGATACCTTTGCCAATTAAATTTGAGAGTAGAAGAAAAAGAATACAAAGATTTCTCTCATTACCAAATCTCACAATTGAAAAAATTTGGTTTCCCATCATTACGGAATGGTTATCAATATACTTCACTAACGAAAAAATAATTTATGTAGCAATTGATAGAACTAATTGGAGCCGAATAAATCTATTTATGGTGAGTGTCATTTGGGATAAAAGAGCATTTCCAATCTATTTTAAATTATTGCCAAAATTAGGGAGTAGCAACATAGATGAGCAACAAAAAATATTGTCTCAAGTCATGCCACTTTTTCAAAACTATAAAATATGTGTATTAGGTGATAGAGAATTTTGTTCTGTAAAACTGGCCAAGTACCTTAAATCATTGGGTATATACTTTTGCTTGCGATTAAAAAAGAACGAATTTGTAGAATTTGAAAAAGATATTTTTCAGGAATTAAACAGTCTGGGATTAGAACCAGGAGTATCATTCTTTATTCAAGGTGTAAAGGTAACAAAGACTCGCGGTTTTATGAGCTTTAACGTTGCTTGTAAATGGAAACGTAAAATCAACGGAGTAGCACCGAAAGAGGGATGGTTTATTTTAACGAATTTTGAGGCGTTAGAATTGGCTATTTCTGCCTATAAAAAGAGATTTGATATTGAGGAAATGTTTAGAGATTTCAAGAAGGGAGGCTATAATTTGGAGGATACTAATGTAACTGGTGAACGCTTTATTTCTCTAGTTTTATTGATAGCAATTGCTTACTCTTCTGCAACAATTCAGGGTCAAAAAATCAAACGGAAAGGAATACAAAAATATATTGCTCGGATCAAAGAACATGGTCGAACGGAACGGAGACATAGTAGTTTTTATATCGGCCTATATGGTCAAACTTGGGTCAATTTCAAGGATGTTTGTATGGATTTAGTCACGGAATTAATGAAATTAAATCGCAATAAACGTAAGTATTATCAACAAGGTCTAAAAGCTATGAGGCTTATAGAGTCTGTCTTGTAG
- the pyrF gene encoding orotidine-5'-phosphate decarboxylase — MNNHHIIVPLDVPDLESAIALVDQLPQVNFWKVGLELFTSSGPTILEVLKSRKKRIFLDLKFHDIPNTVAGACRSAASYGVDLLTIHATAGRDALKAATEAVQIGAMQAGVKPPQLIAITLLTSISSRQLAFDLKIPLELPEYALEMAMMAQECGVNGAVCSPQEVAQLRQTCGNDFLLVCPGVRPSWADKGDQKRSLTPAQAIKAGADYLVIGRPITAAAEPELAWNKIIEELRTVG; from the coding sequence ATGAATAATCACCACATAATTGTGCCTTTAGATGTGCCGGATTTAGAAAGTGCGATCGCGCTTGTGGATCAATTGCCGCAAGTAAATTTCTGGAAAGTGGGTTTAGAATTATTTACTAGTTCTGGCCCCACAATCCTGGAAGTTTTAAAATCCCGGAAAAAACGGATATTTTTAGATTTGAAGTTTCACGATATCCCCAATACTGTAGCGGGGGCTTGTCGTAGTGCTGCGAGTTACGGAGTCGATTTACTCACGATACACGCCACTGCTGGTAGAGATGCCCTGAAAGCGGCAACTGAGGCGGTACAGATAGGGGCAATGCAAGCGGGTGTCAAACCACCGCAATTAATTGCCATTACCCTGCTGACGAGTATTTCTTCCCGCCAACTGGCTTTTGATTTAAAAATTCCCCTAGAATTACCAGAATATGCTTTAGAAATGGCAATGATGGCGCAGGAATGCGGGGTAAATGGGGCTGTTTGCTCACCCCAGGAGGTTGCACAGTTACGCCAAACTTGTGGAAATGACTTTTTGCTGGTTTGTCCCGGTGTCCGCCCAAGTTGGGCAGATAAGGGAGATCAAAAGCGATCGCTTACCCCAGCCCAAGCCATCAAAGCTGGTGCAGATTATCTTGTAATTGGTCGTCCGATCACTGCGGCGGCTGAACCTGAGTTAGCCTGGAATAAGATTATTGAGGAGTTAAGGACAGTGGGATGA